The following nucleotide sequence is from Malania oleifera isolate guangnan ecotype guangnan chromosome 4, ASM2987363v1, whole genome shotgun sequence.
TATAAGTGTAATGTTTAGATATTAAATATAaactatttaaataaataaataaagtccGAAATATCAATAAAATAGGACACACGAGAAGtaaaataatttctaaaatttatatatatatatatatatatatatatatgggcacAAAATTaagtaatatttattttattttatttgtttttatttttttggaacgGGACAGGAATGAAGGAGTCAAGCGAGTTCGCCGGCGAGTTGTTCGACGCGCTGGCACGGCGGCGGGGGATAATATCGGCGTCGATCGGCAAGGCGGAGCTGCATGAGTTCTGGGAACAAATTACCGACCAAAGCTTCGACGCCCGCCTCCAAACCTTCTTTGACATGTaggaaattttcaaatttaatattCCTATTATGCCCTTGCTTTGAACTTTTATTTGACCCCTAATAATGTAGGGGCAGTTTTGGGTACGCGTCAAGCGCATGaaccccaacccccccccccccccggcccacAAGGTGGAAAATTTTGACTTTTGATTTGGGGTTGGTGGggtaaattcatttttattttattttattttatttttttttcaaaaacccaAATGGAGTCCACGTGACTCAATACATGATTCTTAGCATTACAagtaaaataaatacataaaaaattagTTTTCTATCATAAATTTATTGATTTTATGGAGAGAGAAAAaattataatcaataatttttaagaaatattaattttattattgctCATTtgttggtattttaaaattgcggaaaaataaaaaatattttagaaataatgataaaaaattaaaaattgtcatttttttccttaataataattaaaattttaaatgatcaaaatattttaccttttttttaaattttattttggtCGCTCCTTTATTAgcacaaattatatttttatgattCAATTTTTGCCCTTTGCAAGTGCTTATAGACCTCATTTTAATCAAATGTAGGGTCGATAAAAATGCTGATGGTCGAATTACAGAACAAGAGGTGAAGGAGGTgagaattttaatttataaattaaaaaaaaaaaaaacttagataGTGTTTAGAAGAATTATTTTGGATTAATAgttatgtaatttatttatttatttatttttaaatgtgcAGATTATCACACTAAGTGCTTCAGCCAATAAGCTTTCAAATATCAAAGAACGGGCGGACGAGTATGCCGCTCTTATCATGGAAGAGTTGGATCCCGATAACCTCGGATACATTGAGGTTCTTATCCAAACACTGGTCCTATAATTAATAAGCtttctatttattttaattttattaagcTAAACTTAATATCAAAATTTTGGTGAGCATGGGCCTCGTAGGATCTGTTAGCATTGATTTGAATTGGCCCAAATAGAGGCCCATTGAATTCCTTGCCCACCAAAATCAGAGTGCTCAGCCCAAGTGCACTGCTGGACTCAAAGAACGAGCCCAATGGCCCAATAGAAATTCACTTCAGCGCAATCCAATTTACAGCCCACCATGAACCTGCAGTAGGAATCTAATCTCACAAGATAGAATTAATTTTAGGATCTCATatatacattaaataaaaatttcataattaatttattttaataattgtgtcaaTGCATTTAGGCTTATTTATTTTGAGGtgcaataatttttatttatttatttattttttgtggtGCAATGGTATTGAATAGTTGTACAACTTGGAGATGCTGCTGCTGCAAGCGCCGGGGCAGTCGGCGAACCTGACAACGAACAGCCGAGTACTGAGTCAGCTACTAAGTCAGAAGCTGGTGCCCACCAAGGAACCCAACCCGCTCCGGCGAGGCTACCGCAACCTCCAGTACTTCGTGGAGGACAACTGGAAGCGCGTGTGGGTGATCCTGCTGTGGCTCGCCGTCTGCGCCGCCCTCTTCACCTGGAAGTTCATCCAGTACAAGCACCGGGCAGTGTTCGACGTCATGGGCTACTGTGTCACCACCGCCAAGGGCGCCGCCGAGACCCTCAAGTTCAACATGGCCCTCATCCTCCTCCCCGTCTGCCGGAACACCATCACTTTCCTTCGCAGCCGCACCAAGCTCGGCGTCGTCGTCCCCTTCGACGACAACATTAATTTCCACAAggtatatacatattcataatatcTCAATCTTACAAAAACTCAAAGATGGATTTATATTAAAGTCTTCTGTTCGGGGACGATTTGGGTTTATCAGGTTATCGCGTTTGGAATAGCGATCGGAGTAGGGCTTCACGCCGGAGCGCATTTAACGTGCGACTTTCCGCGGCTGCTGCACGCGACGGACGAGGAGTACGAGCCCATGAAGCCGTTTTTCGGGGAGAAGAGGCCGAACAACTATTGGTGGTTTGTGAAGGGGACGGAGGGGTGGACGGGGGTGGTCATGGTGGTGCTCATGGCTATCGCTTACGTGCTGGCCCAGCCCTGGTTCCGCCGCAACAGGCTAAGCCTCCCCAAGACCCTAAAGCGGCTGACGGGATTCAATGCCTTCTGGTACTCCCACCACCTCTTCGTCATCGTCTACGCCCTCTTCATCGTCCATGGCTACTACCTCTACCTCTCGAAGAAATGGTACAAAAAAACCGTAAGCATCCATCTCTCCAACACCCACTACTTCATTCATATTCGAATTTCAACATCAATGAATTGAGCGATAATTAATTTGAGAGTTTGAGCTTTGAGAATTACAACTTTCAATAGAAACGATGGTTCATGCACTAATATTTCTTTGTCTTTTTTTTAAATGTTGCAGACGTGGATGTATCTAGCAGTTCCTATGGTGTTATATGCGTGCGAGCGATTGATTCGTGCGTTTAGGTCGGGATATAAGTCGGTCCAAATTTTGAAGGTGCAATTTTAATTCTAATTTTGCTTTGCGATTAACTTTAGGTTTGATAATTTAGAAAACAATGCAATaactcgtttttttttttttttttttgttttcaattaaTGATGAACAGGTAGCAGTATACCCTGGAAATGTGTTAGCTCTTCACATGTCAAAGCCTCAAGGATTCAGATACACGAGTGGGCAATATATCTTCGTGAACTGCTCAGATGTGTCTCCATTTCAATggtaattaattaactaaatttcAAGAGTGAATTAACTAATATATAATACATTAAAGCTCATTTAATATAATTAGGATcgaataattaatttttaaaataattatttaatcgTTATGGGCATGCAGGCATCCATTCTCCATTACGTCTGCACCGGGAGACGATTACGTGAGCGTCCATATTCGCACATTGGGCGACTGGACATCCCAGCTCAAGGCCCTCTTCTCCAAGGTACCTACTCGATCCACACAACGTACTAACTAATGAAATTTCCTTCTTCCTTTTTCCCGAGAATCAAACAGCCCTAAAATTTTCTTTCTTATATTGATGAAGTTTATGACCCGTGTGCTGCATGCAGGCATGCCAGCCTCCAATAGCTGGCCAGAGCGGCCTCTTAAGAGCTGACATTGGAGGCAGTAACAAGCCCAGGTACTCTTTAActtctttctttcccttaattCTCTTTTATACTGTTCACTTAATTACttgctttaaatattaaaaaaaaaaagcaaaaatccCCTTTGAtctctttgaaaaaataaatgataaaagaCAAATctatttgacaaaaaaatatgGTCCTTttctaaagttttaaaaattcctaTGATTCCCCTTGGGGCTTCAATTTttttacagtttttttttttaagatttgtcaaaaaaaaaacatgaactgTCCTTTAAACTTGatgaaaagataaatttttttagcAGTATAAATGtcttaaaaattaattatcaATAAAATATTGTGTGATATGTGAAGCTTCATGGGAGAGTTTAAAAAGATACTCACCTTCCTATAAATTTGgcaaaaaaactctttttgaagGGTATAAGTGTCCTAAAATAGATTTTTTACGGCTttttatttgaaataatattttaggAAGAGAGATAAAAGGATAAACTCATTATTTCGGTGAATTAATCGATTGTGAAAGGGACCCTCGAtaccatcctttcaaaaaaaaaaaatgttataaatattaagTTCTTGGAGAAGTATGTGTCATTTTTAAAAGTTTGAGGGAGGTttattaaatttttgaaattttaatgagGTTTATTAAAAGTTCTtatatttttgtcaaaatttagagaaaataataataatcatcatttATGAACTCTTCCCGCCGGCAGGTTGCCGAAGCTACTGATCGACGGCCCGTACGGGGCGCCGGCGCAGGACTACAAGAAATACGACGTGCTCCTCCTGGTGGGGCTGGGGATCGGCGCCACGCCTCTCATCAGCATTGTCAAGGACGTTCTGAACAACATCAAGCACCAGAAGGAGATAGAAGAAGGAAGATCGCCGCCGCTGGCGGCAGGGGGGATCAAGCAAAGGAGGCCGTTCGCGACGAAGAGGGCGTACTTCTACTGGGTGACGAGGGAGCAGGGGTCGTTCGAGTGGTTCAAGGGTGTGATGAACGAGGTGGCGGAGAACGACAGGGAAGGAGTGATAGAGCTCCACAACTACTGCACCAGCGTGTACGAGGAGGGCGACGCCCGCTCCGCCCTCATCGCCATGCTTCAGTCCCTCCACCACGCCAAGAACGGCGTCGACATCGTCTCCGGCACCCATGTCAAGACCCACTTCGCCCGCCCCAACTGGCGGACCGTCTTTAAGCACGTCGCCATCAAGCATCCCGATCAGCGAGTTGGTACGTAAACGTTATAACTTCAATTGCTTGCTTGATTCGTAGCTAAACCAacgaaaaaataaacaaaaaatatctTGACAAAATCAAAGAACCCCAATTTTCTACACAAAATCTGCAAAATTATAAAAAGAAGATGCTATTCTTAGCTTTTATTTAAAAAGAATAATTTATTCAATCTTCAACAggttataataattttttttttttaaatctacaaacccatttttaatttttttcaaaattgcaaaAATGTGACTTTACTTTAATTTTCAAACATTTacgtagaattttttttttataaaaaacaaaaaacaaaaagatgAAGAACTTAAAATGGgatataaataattatttttcattattaataaatttcaatTTGTGAAATTAATGCAGGGGTGTTTTACTGTGGTGCACCTGGACTCACTGGGGACCTAAGAAGGTTAGCCCTAGACTTTTCCCGGAAAACCTCCACCAAGTTTGATTTCCAcaaggaaaatttttaaattctttctttgtttctttattttttttccccacTTATAGCTATACGTGTTATAATTTTTTGCCCAGCTAATTAGAGTAGTGTACGATAGTCTATACAAGtaatgtccttttttttttttttttttaatttcttaattagtTTGTTTtaattaagtatatatataatatagatgtatttaattaATGAAATACTCTCCCCTTTGTAAGTGTATTTATCTATAATGTAATGTTTCACCCAGAGTCAAAAATCTGAAGTTATATCAATCTTTTTTCTATACTATTATCATAAAAAGTCGTAAAAAAGaccattaaaattttgtttgtatgagagagagagagagagagagagagagagagaagggaggacaCCACAAGCTCGGGATCATCACGGGCTCATATGACAGCATCAGGTTAAATCAAGTAGGTGAGGTTCACTTTGCTTCATCCATATTGATCTTATCACACGAATATGTAATGTCACGTGATTATAATACTCTAtcttttttaaacaaaaaaaatctcACCGATTTAACGATAACATACAATATACCTATAAATTGATTAATCTAATAATCTTTACAAAATGAGGATATAATACCGTTAATACGAATAGGATATGTGAATCACTTAGTGCTTTTGTAAAATACATATTCATACACAGACTTTGTAATATTGATCTTTCCAACTTTTTAGAAGTAAAATATTGAGTTAATTGAGtaaaatttttacaaataaatttCACCTACATGcttcatgtttatatatatataaaaataatttgttACTATATATACATGCATCTTCAAAAGTACAATCTATATTGTGTTACATCATGTAGAAGTATCTCAATAATGGAAAATTACTGGCCAACACTACATTATTGGTCTATGAACAACTAAATTAATTCGCCCTTCAAGCGTAGTTTGGATCACGGTTGATTAAATTATCAAAATTCACTATTGTTTCACAAGTAAACTCATATTTTCCTGATTAAATGCTCAAAATTGAATCTTGGAATCATGGTTTTGTAGATAATACATTGAGAGAAGGGTAGAGGAGCAGGTCCATTGTCCCAGTAAATTAGTCAAGTGTCTAAAGAATTtcaaatatcattattttttaaataaaaataacaattaaaattttGAGGCATTACGCCAGTGAATTGCTAGGGGCGTCAATGGGCCGGCGGCTTTCACCcctaggtttggtgccgcaccatagtgtccaaattGTCCAAATCAAACGTCTCAAGAAGTATTAAGACTATACAGATAATTAcaatgattaatttatttttttacaccAATGCATCATCTACATGCTAGTATTGACATGTGTAAATTATAAAACTTGAAGATCCTTGATGCATTAATtgcattttctaaaaatatattttttattttagccattttaaatatttgatgcattttACAACTTTTTTACtagcttttttctttttttcttttttattttttctttttaacagTTCCTTTCATCGGAAAATGGAACAATTTTTACAACAATCTCAGTTAGATTTCTTTCATAAATTTccttttaaaagttttttttcaaaattcgtAGGCCAAACTAAACTTAATATAAATGATAGATACACGTGCAACCCATGAAAAAGTTATttacttttcaatttttttaaacattGTGCAATTAATGTACAACTTTATtggtaaaatattattataaaaattataactTGAAACATaacaaaaaattgtaaaaatattttaatttttaaattatccCTTATCCTATAGAAAGAGATAATTGCTCAATTGAGTCAATTTAGTTTTACTAGTCATTTTCTAGAAATATTACCGAACATATATATCTTTTCATAGTGTCAATTAATAGTGTGTACTTTAAAAACTTAGACGGTATGAGAtagtgaaaatttaaaaataactaatttagAACTACTTATAAATATAACGAGCTATTAATTTATGTGTCAACCTATTAAGTTTAATTAATGTGTTAccattttaaaaaacaaaatcctagtaaatatttattttaattaatctAGTGGAGACTTATGCAATATAGACATGTGCATTAAATGAATGTGTTTTCTTGTTTAAAAAAAGCTCaaataaatgtatatttttaaaaGTGTATGAATTGTTATAACTTATAATTAACATATTACGTATTTATTATACAAAACATGTATTTGATTGGgtctaataatttattttatttttagctCATAATTATAAAATTTACTATCGAAATTTTAGAGGCTAAAGATAACATCTTATTCTCCTCTTATATATTTATCATCATTGCTTCATTTTAGGTCGATAAGAAGTTTTTTGTTttaacaaggaaaaaaaaattgttgaactCGCCCTCGTTCCACTTTTTATACTTAGGTCCGACTAAACTCAAATCcaattttaatatatgttataaaTCAGTAGAATTCAATGGTATAGGACACTATTAATCGTAATATAGAAATAAacttatttaaaattaataattataactTTAGATTAATAAtgtatttttcttttaatatatatatatgtaaagatattttttattactaaattgttaAATTTAGATGACTGTCGAATCTTTAACTATATTGTCATTTAAGACAAATGATAAAAGCATTTCAATCTATTCCTAATTTAAAGGAGTGTAGACTCTAAACAATTAATTTATGAAGTAATAAAATATTACattcatttttgtacatattattCACTTAAAAAGCGTTAagtaaaatttaatatattactAACTTGATTGATTGAGGTATT
It contains:
- the LOC131154303 gene encoding respiratory burst oxidase homolog protein B; protein product: MEIHQDNNQQHPDPWPEADAAGSRRVGHSGPLVSGSKRNSSKKSARFKDEYVEITLDVRDDSVSVQNIKGGDPETALLASRLERRPSSLSSQLSLRIRQVSQELRRIASTSTSRPFNKVDRSKSGAARALRGLQFMTTNVGSRYERGWSEIERRFDELAVDGALPKTRFGQCIGMKESSEFAGELFDALARRRGIISASIGKAELHEFWEQITDQSFDARLQTFFDMVDKNADGRITEQEVKEIITLSASANKLSNIKERADEYAALIMEELDPDNLGYIELYNLEMLLLQAPGQSANLTTNSRVLSQLLSQKLVPTKEPNPLRRGYRNLQYFVEDNWKRVWVILLWLAVCAALFTWKFIQYKHRAVFDVMGYCVTTAKGAAETLKFNMALILLPVCRNTITFLRSRTKLGVVVPFDDNINFHKVIAFGIAIGVGLHAGAHLTCDFPRLLHATDEEYEPMKPFFGEKRPNNYWWFVKGTEGWTGVVMVVLMAIAYVLAQPWFRRNRLSLPKTLKRLTGFNAFWYSHHLFVIVYALFIVHGYYLYLSKKWYKKTTWMYLAVPMVLYACERLIRAFRSGYKSVQILKVAVYPGNVLALHMSKPQGFRYTSGQYIFVNCSDVSPFQWHPFSITSAPGDDYVSVHIRTLGDWTSQLKALFSKACQPPIAGQSGLLRADIGGSNKPRLPKLLIDGPYGAPAQDYKKYDVLLLVGLGIGATPLISIVKDVLNNIKHQKEIEEGRSPPLAAGGIKQRRPFATKRAYFYWVTREQGSFEWFKGVMNEVAENDREGVIELHNYCTSVYEEGDARSALIAMLQSLHHAKNGVDIVSGTHVKTHFARPNWRTVFKHVAIKHPDQRVGVFYCGAPGLTGDLRRLALDFSRKTSTKFDFHKENF